A part of Podarcis raffonei isolate rPodRaf1 chromosome 12, rPodRaf1.pri, whole genome shotgun sequence genomic DNA contains:
- the LOC128424228 gene encoding uncharacterized protein LOC128424228 isoform X1 produces MLQRLQSLLKKNSKVTPQTPVEGGPIPSLEVWEDHDERGIGMAINFLAAIEAERKPIMAKEDLAKKIVGLMEQYKDHPFAFFIFTSCMNAIANLSRSSPPLSEKLEAKLLQVTLSRLVIKSTESEAVCDKALCRGASEALGAMLKGLLSEAPTMHHLLKILEHFQQYMRSSDRLEKSQAIKATNYICLEAYYSLGLHYDLHEMREHLSRLWRSRKIKQK; encoded by the exons AT GCTTCAACGACTGCAATCCTTATTGAAAAAGAACAGCAAAGTCACCCCGCAGACTCCAGTGGAAGGGGGACCAATTCCTTCCCTGGAAGTATGGGAAGACCATGACGAAAGG GGGATCGGCATGGCCATCAATTTCTTAGCAGCAATAGAAGCAGAAAGGAAGCCCATCATGGCAAAGGAGGACCTTGCTAAGAAGATAGTG GGCCTGATGGAGCAATACAAAGACCATCCCTTTGCCTTTTTCATTTTTACCAGCTGCATGAATGCAATCGCAAATCTGAG CAGAAGCAGCCCTCCACTCTCAGAGAAACTAGAGGCGAAGCTGCTCCAAGTCACTCTGTCACGCCTCGTTATAAAGAGCACAGAAAGTGAAGCTGTTTGCGACAAG GCCCTTTGCAGAGGAGCCTCTGAAGCCCTGGGTGCAATGCTCAAGGGGCTACTTTCAGAGGCCCCCACAATGCACCACCTTCTGAAGATCTTGGAG CACTTCCAACAGTACATGAGGTCTTCAGACCGGCTAGAgaagtcccaggccatcaaagCCACCAATTATATTTGCTTGGAAGCCTATTACAGTCTTGGCCTGCATTACGAT CTTCATGAAATGCGGGAGCATCTGAGCCGATTATGGAGGAGCAGGAAGATCAAGCAGAAATAG
- the LOC128424228 gene encoding uncharacterized protein LOC128424228 isoform X2 — MLQRLQSLLKKNSKVTPQTPVEGGPIPSLEVWEDHDERGIGMAINFLAAIEAERKPIMAKEDLAKKIVGLMEQYKDHPFAFFIFTSCMNAIANLSRSSPPLSEKLEAKLLQVTLSRLVIKSTESEAVCDKHFQQYMRSSDRLEKSQAIKATNYICLEAYYSLGLHYDLHEMREHLSRLWRSRKIKQK, encoded by the exons AT GCTTCAACGACTGCAATCCTTATTGAAAAAGAACAGCAAAGTCACCCCGCAGACTCCAGTGGAAGGGGGACCAATTCCTTCCCTGGAAGTATGGGAAGACCATGACGAAAGG GGGATCGGCATGGCCATCAATTTCTTAGCAGCAATAGAAGCAGAAAGGAAGCCCATCATGGCAAAGGAGGACCTTGCTAAGAAGATAGTG GGCCTGATGGAGCAATACAAAGACCATCCCTTTGCCTTTTTCATTTTTACCAGCTGCATGAATGCAATCGCAAATCTGAG CAGAAGCAGCCCTCCACTCTCAGAGAAACTAGAGGCGAAGCTGCTCCAAGTCACTCTGTCACGCCTCGTTATAAAGAGCACAGAAAGTGAAGCTGTTTGCGACAAG CACTTCCAACAGTACATGAGGTCTTCAGACCGGCTAGAgaagtcccaggccatcaaagCCACCAATTATATTTGCTTGGAAGCCTATTACAGTCTTGGCCTGCATTACGAT CTTCATGAAATGCGGGAGCATCTGAGCCGATTATGGAGGAGCAGGAAGATCAAGCAGAAATAG